From a region of the Mercurialis annua linkage group LG1-X, ddMerAnnu1.2, whole genome shotgun sequence genome:
- the LOC126665533 gene encoding transcription factor MYB59-like isoform X2, which translates to MKMMQDEIRKGPWTEQEDNFLINFVHLFGDRRWDFIAKVSGLNRTGKSCRLRWVNYLHPGLKRGKMTPQEEKLVLELHAKWGNRWSRIARKLPGRTDNEIKNYWRTHMRKKAQERKRTMSPASPSSNSSSASNISTVNSSLSVETGEASFYDTGGPEASVLQGKSSQEVHGGETGYSMDDIWKDIENSIEPVCDGFSEEGCNFSCPSVVSPPWDYSADTLWKIDEEESKMLFTYEYGTMFLTG; encoded by the exons atgaaaatgatgcAAGATGAAATCAGAAAGGGTCCATGGACAGAACAAGAGGACAATTTCCTGATCAACTTTGTTCACTTATTTGGAGATCGACGTTGGGATTTTATTGCCAAGGTTTCAG GTTTAAACAGAACTGGAAAAAGTTGCAGGTTACGGTGGGTTAACTATCTCCACCCTGGACTCAAAAGAGGAAAGATGACTCCTCAAGAAGAGAAACTTGTGCTGGAGCTTCACGCTAAATGGGGAAATAG ATGGTCAAGAATTGCTCGCAAGTTACCGGGGCGAACAGATAATGAGATTAAGAACTATTGGCGAACTCATATGAGGAAGAAGGCTCAAGAGAGGAAGAGGACCATGTCTCCGGCATCGCCATCTTCCAACAGTTCCTCAGCATCAAACATCTCTACAGTGAATTCATCACTTTCCGTAGAGACTGGAGAAGCGAGCTTTTACGACACAGGTGGGCCAGAAGCTTCAGTTTTACAAGGAAAAAGCAGTCAGGAAGTGCACGGAGGTGAAACAGGGTACTCCATGGATGATATATGGAAAGATATTGAAAACAGTATCGAGCCAGTTTGTGATGGTTTTAGTGAAGAAGGCTGCAATTTCTCTTGTCCATCAGTGGTGTCTCCTCCATGGGATTATAGTGCAGACACACTGTGGAAGATAGATGAAGAGGAGAGCAAGATGCTCTTCACTTACGAATATGGGACAATGTTTCTAACTGGCTAA
- the LOC126665533 gene encoding transcription factor MYB48-like isoform X1, with protein MDRTRGQFPDQLCSLIWRSTLGFYCQGFRFEGGGRDIIGLNRTGKSCRLRWVNYLHPGLKRGKMTPQEEKLVLELHAKWGNRWSRIARKLPGRTDNEIKNYWRTHMRKKAQERKRTMSPASPSSNSSSASNISTVNSSLSVETGEASFYDTGGPEASVLQGKSSQEVHGGETGYSMDDIWKDIENSIEPVCDGFSEEGCNFSCPSVVSPPWDYSADTLWKIDEEESKMLFTYEYGTMFLTG; from the exons ATGGACAGAACAAGAGGACAATTTCCTGATCAACTTTGTTCACTTATTTGGAGATCGACGTTGGGATTTTATTGCCAAGGTTTCAGGTTTGAAGGTGGCGGGAGGGACATAATAG GTTTAAACAGAACTGGAAAAAGTTGCAGGTTACGGTGGGTTAACTATCTCCACCCTGGACTCAAAAGAGGAAAGATGACTCCTCAAGAAGAGAAACTTGTGCTGGAGCTTCACGCTAAATGGGGAAATAG ATGGTCAAGAATTGCTCGCAAGTTACCGGGGCGAACAGATAATGAGATTAAGAACTATTGGCGAACTCATATGAGGAAGAAGGCTCAAGAGAGGAAGAGGACCATGTCTCCGGCATCGCCATCTTCCAACAGTTCCTCAGCATCAAACATCTCTACAGTGAATTCATCACTTTCCGTAGAGACTGGAGAAGCGAGCTTTTACGACACAGGTGGGCCAGAAGCTTCAGTTTTACAAGGAAAAAGCAGTCAGGAAGTGCACGGAGGTGAAACAGGGTACTCCATGGATGATATATGGAAAGATATTGAAAACAGTATCGAGCCAGTTTGTGATGGTTTTAGTGAAGAAGGCTGCAATTTCTCTTGTCCATCAGTGGTGTCTCCTCCATGGGATTATAGTGCAGACACACTGTGGAAGATAGATGAAGAGGAGAGCAAGATGCTCTTCACTTACGAATATGGGACAATGTTTCTAACTGGCTAA